One region of Triticum aestivum cultivar Chinese Spring chromosome 6B, IWGSC CS RefSeq v2.1, whole genome shotgun sequence genomic DNA includes:
- the LOC123136787 gene encoding uncharacterized protein: MTTRRHHRHGDLYREVPVTQTRRRSRLVALPDGSHILDPHGDANEVSRLLRYAHLGDYSDLHHPRPSVPDGRMEVVRSDIQTRPYDRPQPPQCEPENMASNQSVDSSSITNTSSSSKQADLVTHDVSPTSTHSSPLISARKPSGWPIELFIRIDLGGSFHTYPCLGGPFRSLEEAEDAIKSHLDGLRSPLMRKDKISPEEFAVRYRLYWPDGTRKMSSKCNYESSNRKLLVQALLDKYNEDHHLLGDLAYELDDVLSFRQIFEEEGCLVNMFYHINLAVKIKGDDGFHNNIFFAEVTRIKGENEEYVLNCFCMVKPIDNGRCSGCTRYGQYDLKHPADADKYKGGHSTPFIQCCGVDCIPSMVLDRPGYIQNEKDCSEAEKAMLAAEEEAMLEEEEARIRYIYKCPGDSPIQAKSDGEKMPAGLAKRGEGAGLAKSGGGAKLDGAKMTARLAKRRECAGLAKRGEGAGLSKSGEGAKLGGAKMTAGLAKRRECAGLAKRGEGAGLAKREDNQGSVKYIVPARRGLMI, encoded by the exons ATGACGACCCGACGACACCACAGGCATGGTGATCTCTACAGAGAAGTCCCCGTCACCCAGACTAGGCGACGCTCTCGTCTGGTGGCTCTTCCCGACGGCAGTCATATCCTTGACCCTCACGGCGATGCCAACGAGGTATCTCGACTCTTGAGATATGCACACTTGGGCGACTACTCCGACCTCCACCACCCGAGACCAAGCGTACCAGATGGACGCATGGAAGTCGTCCGCTCCGACATCCAGACGAGGCCCTACGATCGGCCACAGCCTCCACA GTGTGAGCCAGAGAACATGGCCTCAAATCAGTCGGTCGATAGCTCGTCTATCACCAACACTTCCTCATCCTCCAAGCAGGCAGATTTGGTAACTCATGACGTCTCACCAACATCAACGCACTCGTCTCCACTCATCTCAGCTCGAAAACCTTCTGGTTGGCCTATAGAGCTTTTCATCAGAATTGATCTGGGGGGTTCTTTCCACACGTATCCTTGTCTGGGGGGGCCATTCCGGAGCTTGGAGGAAGCTGAAGATGCCATCAAAAGCCATCTTGATGGCCTGCGCTCTCCACTAAT GCGCAAAGATAAGATTTCGCCAGAGGAATTTGCGGTACGATATCGCCTTTACTGGCCTGATGGCACGAGGAAGATGTCGTCCAAATGCAATTATGAAAGCAGCAATAGGAAGCTATTGGTTCAAGCTTTACTCGATAAATACAATGAAGATCACCATCTTTTGGgg GATCTTGCATATGAACTTGATGATGTTTTGAGCTTCCGACAAATTTTTGAGGAGGAGGGCTGCCTTGTTAACATGTTCTATCATATCAATTTGGCTGTAAAAATCAAAGGAGATGATGGTTTTCACAACAATATATTCTTTGCTGAAGTCACACGAATAAAAGGCGAAAATGAAGAATACGTGCTCAATTGTTTCTGTATGGTTAAACCTATTGACAATG GCCGATGCTCAGGTTGTACGAGGTATGGACAGTATGATTTGAAGCACCCAGCTGATGCTGATAAATACAAAGGTGGCCACTCTACCCCGTTCATCCAATGTTGTGGTGTAGATTGTATTCCTTCCATGGTCCTGGATAGACCTGGATACATCCAGAATGAGAAGGATTGTTCGGAGGCGGAGAAGGCTATgttggcggcggaggaggaggctatgttggaggaggaggaggctaggATAAGATATATATACAAG TGCCCTGGTGATTCTCCTATTCAGGCAAAATCAGATGGTGAAAAAATGCCTGCTGGTTTGGCCAAGAGAGGAGAGGGTGCTGGTTTGGCCAAGAGTGGAGGGGGTGCAAAATTGGATGGTGCAAAGATGACTGCTCGTTTGGCCAAGAGAAGAGAGTGTGCTGGTTTGGCCAAGAGAGGAGAGGGTGCTGGTTTGTCCAAGAGTGGAGAGGGTGCAAAATTGGGTGGTGCAAAGATGACTGCTGGTTTGGCCAAGAGAAGAGAGTGTGCTGGTTTGGCCAAGAGAGGAGAGGGCGCTGGTTTGGCCAAGAGAGAGGATAACCAGGGAAGCGTGAAGTACATTGTACCTGCTAGACGTGGGTTGATGATTTGA